The window CGGGATCGTCAAAGAGTTTTGAATCAGTCGGTCATTACTTCTTTTGCCATCAGCATGCTTTTTTTGCTGGCGGGGCAGGGGATTTTTAATCTGCTAGGAATTCAAATCGCCGATTTCCAAATTGCCGGCGGTATTTTGCTTTTGGTTTTGGCAGTGGTCGACCTGATCAGTCCCGCGAAAGAAGAAAGGCGTCCCGATAGAAGCGCTGGCGTTGTGCCGATCGGCATTCCTCTTATTATGGGACCGGCCGCTTTAACAACGCTTCTTGTTTTGTCGAAACAATTTCCCTTTCATTGGGTGGCATGTTCTCTTCTGGCCAACCAGATCCTCAACACCGCGGCGTTATATTATGCCAGTCTTACGGAAAAAATGGTGGGGATCAACGGTATGCAGGCCTTTTCAAAAATCATCTCCCTTTTCCTA of the Deltaproteobacteria bacterium genome contains:
- a CDS encoding MarC family protein codes for the protein MKIFFLCFIPLFVALDPIGIMPIFLGLTSDMPVRDRQRVLNQSVITSFAISMLFLLAGQGIFNLLGIQIADFQIAGGILLLVLAVVDLISPAKEERRPDRSAGVVPIGIPLIMGPAALTTLLVLSKQFPFHWVACSLLANQILNTAALYYASLTEKMVGINGMQAFSKIISLFLAAIAVMYIRVGLQSIFIH